In Deltaproteobacteria bacterium, the sequence TTCGTCATCAATTACCCGCAGGCCAATAAGATAACGATAAGCAGCCTCTGATTGATCTACTAAACGCAGAACAGCAAAATCGCCAATATTAGTTATCGAGGCAGATTTATACTCTGGCGCCAACCTACTTTGGACAGCTTTCATCCAGTAATCAGTAGTACCTACTGGAATATTTTCACGCGTACTTGCCCATATTACCGCACCATCAGCGCTTTCGGCGGTCCAATGAGTTTTTTCACTTAGTAGCACCATGCCTTCGGGAACATTCAGTTTTAACCGTTTGCCTTGATGCGCAATATCGCGACTAAACGGCGATAACGAACGGATCCAACGAAAGGCCGCTAATTCATCAACTGAAGATGATGACTCACGTGGCTGGCGTGCAATCGCTTCAATAGATAACCGTGAAAATTCGGCAAGCGAAGCCAAAGTTTTTACTTGCATTTCGGCGCGATCAATTTCTTCGGTGAGTCGTCTTATTTCAGCTAAAATTTGTAATTTTTCATGTTCTTTACGTGCACGTGCTAACAAATCGATTAAACGATCACGGCTAGCTTTTAAAGTTTTTAACCGTAATGAAATATAAGTATATGAGTCGGTGACATCCTCGGCAGTCATTGAACGATCAAGCACATCACCAAGCTTTAAAACCGCAGCATAGATTTCACGAAATTTCGCAACTGGCACCCGCAAAGTTATTGCATTATCAGTCAAACTTTCAATATAACCACCTACTGTCTCGCTAAGCTTTGCTGCACTAGCAAGTGTTTCTTTGGGGCTGGTAACTCTCAACTTAACAAAACCGTTATAGTGAACCATACGGTTTATTTTTGCTGGTGGTTGCTCTTGACCTTCGATGCTTTCGCTTTCTTCTCTTTGGTTTGCAGCACCAGGACCACCGCGACTAAAATCTTTGCCTTTGCTGCCACCTTTACCAGATGAAATACGTCCAATTTTCTTTGATCGCATGGGCATTGGCTTTGAGGCCGCAGGTGGCGGTGGGGGGGCTTTGGTGTCCGACATAGTCGCAGCAGCAACTTCAGGCTCTGACATGGGTGGTGCCATTTCACTAGGCGATTCTGCGCTTAATGTGCAGGAGCCCGCAAAAAGGCAAAAAGCCACCAGTGCCTTTACAATACTGCAACCATGTATTGAATTATACTCATTGTAAACATATGATTTGATCATAAAGTTTTCACTTTCACCAAGTAAACCAACCAAATACTGTTAGCTCAGCTTTTGGGAGTTTTATGAAACTATTTTTTCCTTTTAAATGCAAGCAGATTAAATGTAATTGCAGCATTGCTAATTTTTTTGCCCTGCCTGCAACGCAAAAACACCGTTGAGCTGCTTATAGCTAAGCAACTATCTACTTAAGCCCGCGTTAATGCTTTCCCATAATCAAAACCGCGGTCGAAAGCTTTAAGATTAACGTCGATAGTGCTTTTGGGTACCGAATCTTCAACTGCTTTACGGATGGCTTGAGGGTCAACTATATTCGTTATAGCAGCAAAAAAACCGACCATAACAATATTTACCACCAATTTTTTACCCAATTCTTCAGCGATACGAGTGGCCGGGATTTTATAAACTTGCGCACCTTCTGGCACAGTTTGCGGTTTAACTAATTCTTCTTCAATTATTAGCGTACCACCAGGAGCGACTTCTTTAGAAAAACGATTGTAGGCATCTTGTGACATAAGCACCATAATATTTGGCTTGGTCACATACGGATATAAAATGCGCTCAGAAGAAACCACTACTTGGGCACTACAGGCACTACCGCGCGCTTCAGGACCAAACGCCTGCGTTAAAGTCGCTTCTTTATTATCATATAACGCGGCAGCTTTGCCGACGATTATCCCTGAGAGAATAACGCCTTGACCACCAAATCCCCCAAGCTTAATTTCGTCTCTTGACACCCTCTTCTCCATATTTGCCTGGCACCAATTATCTATTTTACCTTTGCAAGGTGCTTTACAGGCGCATAGCTAAAGATAAACACTTAGCCCTCTGGATAAGGTTGATAGCTAGCACCAATAGTTTGAGAAAAACGCGCGTTCATAGATTCTAAAAACGTTGGCCGTTCTTTATTAACAAAGGTACCAACAGTAATTTCATCTTGAAAATCTATTTTTATCTCACGCGTATCAGCATTGTTGTTGATCACTGATTTCTCGACATAATATTTCATCGCATCAAGACCATCACCCAGCTTGTTACGACGTTGATATAAAGTCG encodes:
- a CDS encoding DUF4349 domain-containing protein, whose translation is MSDTKAPPPPPAASKPMPMRSKKIGRISSGKGGSKGKDFSRGGPGAANQREESESIEGQEQPPAKINRMVHYNGFVKLRVTSPKETLASAAKLSETVGGYIESLTDNAITLRVPVAKFREIYAAVLKLGDVLDRSMTAEDVTDSYTYISLRLKTLKASRDRLIDLLARARKEHEKLQILAEIRRLTEEIDRAEMQVKTLASLAEFSRLSIEAIARQPRESSSSVDELAAFRWIRSLSPFSRDIAHQGKRLKLNVPEGMVLLSEKTHWTAESADGAVIWASTRENIPVGTTDYWMKAVQSRLAPEYKSASITNIGDFAVLRLVDQSEAAYRYLIGLRVIDDELQIVEIYYPSQKHEQRYHDAVNNILERGES
- a CDS encoding 2-oxoacid:acceptor oxidoreductase family protein produces the protein MSRDEIKLGGFGGQGVILSGIIVGKAAALYDNKEATLTQAFGPEARGSACSAQVVVSSERILYPYVTKPNIMVLMSQDAYNRFSKEVAPGGTLIIEEELVKPQTVPEGAQVYKIPATRIAEELGKKLVVNIVMVGFFAAITNIVDPQAIRKAVEDSVPKSTIDVNLKAFDRGFDYGKALTRA